One Triticum dicoccoides isolate Atlit2015 ecotype Zavitan chromosome 5B, WEW_v2.0, whole genome shotgun sequence genomic window carries:
- the LOC119308169 gene encoding protein FAR1-RELATED SEQUENCE 5-like isoform X1 yields MENQTSTNSNKIGEEDNEGANKTSGIPSWAPQIGMRFSTLEEAWNFWEYYGGRIGFGVRKRYANPSKFDGIITSIRFVCRKEGHKKSDKRDHLSKQPRAEIRTDCPVHIGLTIDREVGNYVVFDLVLEHNHKLQLQETCHLLPSQRKISEIQAFDIENADESGIGPKAAHELASRQVGGSLNLTYTPRDHKNYLRSKRQRGLIYGEAGSMLKYFLDRTIENQSFEYAIQLDCEEQIANIFWADAKMIIDYAHFGDVVTFDTTFGTNKEYRPFGVFLGFNHFRETVVFGACLLYDETFDSFRWLFDTFLSTHNKKQPRTIYTDQDTAMGNAIKDVFTEARHGLCTFHIMQNAIKHLSAHCTKESNLIKDFRACVFGYEDKETFVEAFYTLRTKVEKQTWFDSIYKVREKWAECYMRDAFTLGMRSTQLSESLNNDLKLHLKSDLDLVRFFKHFERVVKGKRDNELNSEYESREKLPRIKITTPMLVQASEQPENEIQQQMKGRKRPTKAKKTQQQENGIKKTNKGRKKATKTTSAHDLPMGSQQHKDETHSLTEKDTGSIENDFHGYGCIKSYTELLMGSSVEQLYVNDMFLSDPFCHQ; encoded by the exons ATGGAAAACCAGACCAGTACAAATTCAAACAAAATTGGTGAAGAGGACAATGAAGGAGCGAATAA GACAAGTGGCATACCTAGCTGGGCACCACAGATTGGTATGAGATTTAGCACTTTGGAAGAGGCCTGGAACTTTTGGGAGTATTACGGAGGTCGAATTGGGTTTGGTGTCAGGAAGAGGTATGCAAATCCAAGTAAGTTTGACGGTATAATCACATCAATCAGATTCGTGTGTCGCAAAGAGGGACATAAGAAATCAGACAAAAGAGATCACCTGAGTAAGCAACCTCGAGCTGAAATTAGGACCGATTGCCCAGTTCACATTGGCCTTACCATAGACCGAGAAGTGGGGAATTATGTAGTTTTTGATCTTGTTCTCGAGCACAATCACAAGCTGCAATTGCAGGAAACATGTCATCTTTTGCCATCACAGCGGAAGATTTCTGAAATTCAAGCTTTTGATATTGAAAATGCCGATGAGTCCGGTATTGGGCCAAAAGCCGCACATGAGCTAGCTAGTCGACAAGTTGGTGGATCTTTGAATCTTACATACACTCCTCGCGATCACAAAAATTATTTGCGTAGTAAGCGGCAAAGGGGGCTAATTTATGGTGAAGCAGGGAGTATGTTGAAATATTTTCTGGATAGAACCATTGAGAATCAATCATTTGAGTATGCCATACAACTGGACTGCGAAGAACAAATTGCAAATATTTTTTGGGCTGATGCTAAAATGATCATTGACTATGCTCATTTTGGTGATGTTGTCACTTTTGATACAACCTTCGGAACAAACAAGGAGTATAGACCATTTGGGGTATTCCTTGGATTCAATCATTTCCGAGAAACCGTTGTTTTTGGTGCTTGTCTTCTATATGATGAAACTTTTGATTCTTTCCGGTGGTTATTTGATACTTTTTTGTCAACACACAACAAGAAGCAACCTAGGACAATATACACGGATCAAGACACTGCAATGGGAAATGCAATCAAGGATGTATTTACAGAAGCAAGGCATGGACTATGCACTTTTCACATAATGCAAAATGCCATCAAACATTTGTCTGCTCATTGCACTAAAGAATCAAATCTTATTAAGGATTTTAGGGCTTGTGTGTTCGGGTATGAGGACAAGGAAACATTTGTGGAGGCTTTCTACACCCTGAGAACTAAGGTAGAGAAGCAAACTTGGTTTGATAGCATCTATAAAGTAAGAGAAAAGTGGGCTGAATGTTATATGAGGGATGCTTTCACCTTAGGGATGCGAAGCACGCAACTAAGCGAGAGCCTAAACAATGACTTGAAACTCCACCTGAAATCGGACCTTGACCTTGTTCGTTTTTTCAAGCATTTTGAAAGGGTTGTGAAAGGGAAACGAGACAACGAGTTGAATTCGGAGTATGAGTCCAGAGAGAAACTACCTAGAATCAAAATAACTACACCGATGTTAGTCCAAGCAAGTGAG CAACCAGAGAATGAGATTCAGCAACAAATGAAAGGGCGGAAAAGACCAACCAAAGCTAAGAAGACACAA CAGCAAGAGAATGGAATCAAGAAAACCAACAAAGGAAGGAAAAAGGCTACGAAGACCACCAGTGCACATGACTTGCCTATGGGTTCCCAGCAACACAAAGATGAGACCCATTCATTGACAGAAAAAGATACTGGGAGCATTGAGAATGATTTTCATGGTTATGGATGTATTAAGAGTTACACTGAATTATTGATG GGTTCTAGTGTCGAACAACTGTACGTAAATGACATGTTTCTATCAGATCCCTTTTGTCATCAGTAG
- the LOC119308169 gene encoding uncharacterized protein LOC119308169 isoform X2, translating to MKLARTTPISFPQSPRLASGMQSTPASGGALRMQRWMETRLTHTMMLVRFVANSNDMPPEDISDATVRKEEDAEGMFVSNSNGSSWTRRTRIGKAAYEREINPSRFLLSRFQYMLILRKKTGDDPTWVPGGSSETCLETLDEGSKKLSS from the exons ATGAAGCTTGCCCGGACCACGCCGATTTCATTTCCTCAGAGCCCACGGCTGGCGTCAGGGATGCAGAGCACTCCCGCAAGCGGCGGCGCCTTGAGGATGCAGCGCTGGATGGAGACGAGATTGACTCATACAATGATGCTAGTGAGGTTCGTTGCCAATTCAAACGATATGCCTCCTGAAGATATCAGCGATGCAACCGTCAGAAAGGAGGAAGATGCAGAGGGCATGTTCGTATCCAACTCAAATGGCTCCAGTTGGACTCGAAG AACTAGGATCGGTAAGGCAGCATATGAGAGGGAAATTAATCCAAGCAGGTTCCTGCTCTCGAGGTTTCAATACATGCTTATACTGAGAAAAAAAACTG GTGATGATCCAACTTGGGTTCCAGGAGGTTCCTCGGAAACATGTCTTGAAACGTTGGACGAGGGAAGCAAG AAATTGTCAAGCTAG
- the LOC119308170 gene encoding aspartate carbamoyltransferase, chloroplastic-like, whose product MAAVRVILPHPHLPIPSWRPQLKPSSSYPRRAVAAPASLSPSPLTASLQLGDVIEAQQFDRQILNEIFEVAREMEAVECGSHGFRSRVLEGYLMATLFYEPSTRTRLSFEAAMRRLGGEVLTTENAREFSSAAKGETLEDTIRTVEGYSDIIVLRHFESGAARRAAATAEIPVINAGDGPGQHPTQALLDVYTIKREIGRLDGIKLGLVGDLANGRTVRSLAYLIAKYQNIKIYFVSPDVVKMKDDIKEYLTSQGVEWEESSDLLDVASRCDVIYQTRIQKERFGERIDHYEAARGKYIVDKKVLGVLPKHAVIMHPLPRLDEITVDVDSDPRAAYFRQAKNGLYIRMALLKLLLVGH is encoded by the exons ATGGCGGCCGTCCGGGTCATCCTCCCTCATCCCCACCTCCCCATCCCCTCGTGGAGACCCCAGCTCAAGCCCTCCTCATCCTATCCCCGCCGCGCGGTCGCCGCCCCAGCTTCGCTGTCTCCGTCGCCCCTCACGGCTTCCCTGCAACTCGGAGATGTGATCGAGGCGCAGCAGTTCGATCGGCAGATCCTTAATGAGATCTTTGAGGTGGCGCGGGAGATGGAGGCCGTGGAGTGCGGCTCCCACGGGTTCCGAAGCCGCGTCCTTGAGGGGTACCTCATGGCCACGCTCTTCTACGAGCCCTCCACCCGCACGCGCCTCTCCTTCGAGGCCGCCATGCGCCGTCTTGGCGGTGAGGTGCTCACCACCGAGAACGCTCGCGAGTTCTCGTCCGCTGCCAAGGGCGAGACCCTAGAAG ATACCATAAGAACTGTTGAAGGTTATTCTGATATTATCGTTCTGAGACATTTTGAAAGTGGAGCTGCCAGAAGAGCAGCGGCTACTGCAGAAATTCCGGTTATTAATGCAGGTGATGGGCCAGGGCAACATCCTACTCAG GCTCTGTTGGATGTATATACAATAAAGAGAGAAATTGGTAGGCTagatggaatcaaacttggtttggTTGGAGACCTTGCCAATGGGAGAACTGTTCGTTCTCTGGCCTATTTGATCGCTAAGTACCAGAACATTAAGATATACTTCGTATCTCCAGATGTTGTAAAAATGAAG GATGATATCAAGGAGTACTTAACTTCACAAGGTGTTGAATGGGAAGAAAGTTCAGATTTATTGGATGTGGCATCCAGGTGTGATGTAATTTATCAAACACGCATTCAAAAAGAAAGATTCGGAGAGAGGATCGATCACTATGAGGCTGCTCGTGGGAAATATATTGTGGATAAGAAGGTTTTAGGTGTGCTACCAAAGCATGCTGTTATCATGCATCCCCTTCCAAGGCTGGATGAG ATCACAGTAGATGTTGATAGTGATCCAAGGGCTGCATATTTTAGGCAGGCTAAGAATGGCCTCTACATAAGGATGGCACTGCTCAAACTTCTGCTTGTTGGCCATTGA